ACCGGCAAGCAGAGCAcccaggtcgagcgcacaCACGCGCTTGTCTtgcagcgactcgggcacCTCTTTGTTCACGatacgctgcgcgaggccttCCATCACGGCCGTCTTGCCGACACCAGCCGGACCCACCAGCACGGGGTTCGACTTGGTGCGGCGCGAGAGCACTTGGATCGTGCGACGGATCTCGCTGTCACGGCCAATGACGGGGTCGAGCTTGCCTTCTTGCGCAAGCTTGGTCAGGTCCTGGGAGTACTGTGCGAGCGTCTCACCAGGCTTGGGTCCTTCCTGGTTCATGTTCATGCGCATTCCAGGAAATCCGCCGCCACCCGGAGGCTGTTGGAAGCGGCGGGGGGTTGTATGCAGTTGCATGCGGTCCGAGCGTACAGGGTTCGTTCGGCGGGggaggcgcacgccggtGGCCAGCGCAGGCAGACGATGGCCTGCGACAAGCCTTGCCGGACGTGCCTCCAAAGCGGTTACAGAGAGATTCCGCAAAGACATCATGAGaaagaggcggcgcgggtGGCGAACGATGCTCTTTATGAACCTGCTCGCCCCGCGCTCGGACACACCTGGAAGCGTCTCGAATGCACGAGGTTTTAGTCAGCGATTTTTCGAGTACGTCTTCTCCACACGATGTACCCATCGCGGGTGGGCCTCGCGAAGCGTgcgggcctcggcgaggagcgcattTGCCAACGGTGCGAGAAGCCCGGGCATGCGATCTATGAATGCAAGAATCCCCGGCCCTACAAAACACGGCCCACGCGTGCCCAAGTGCTGGCGAACCccaagctcgaggcgaaATGGAAGCCTAAAGAGGCGCCACTGGaagacgtgcgccgccccggCACAGCCGACGATATACTCGCAGAGCGCGAACGCGAACGCGCACCACGGCGTTCGCGGAGCCCGGACGTGAGCGACTACGACTCGGATGCATCGAGCAGTCATCCCCCCTCGTGCAGTACCTGTTCCCCGCGATCAGACCGTGGGTCCAGTGACGATGCGGACCTGCATCCATCACGTGGACCACGTCGGTCTGCATCTCCCCCCCTCCCGCGCGACAAGAGTGCTTCTGGATCGCCAGTGTAATGACCCTGTAAAGTGGTGCCCGTGCGAACCAGCCACCCTTAAAGATAGCTGAGGCATTTTGCTCGCATCCTTATTCCCTACCGACCAATCGCCAGTGATCCGAGTAGGCCTTTCGACTGAGCGACGCGGTTTTTCTTAAAAAAAGgtgctgcggcgtgcccgATCTGCGCAATGATTTCATAGTCTCCTTGCCAAGTCCTGCTCAATCTTATCGGGCCCAGATCGGGTAAATCGGCAGGGGATGTATGGCTGGCGCGACtcagcgccgaggcacgcgcTCAAAATTTCGTTGAGTGCGCATAACGCCAGTTGTGTCTCTGAGCGCTGTCGCTTATCCAGTCTCTGCCGCTGACTATCAACACTGACAGAAGGCGAAGAGACGTACTTCCTATCCGCGACAGAGTAACGAATCTATGCTAGATCCGGTGGGCCTTTACGGACCCGTTCGTGGcgtcgcagcgcagcgcaagacGGGCCCGTCAGGTCCGTCCTCTGGCGCAGGACCCTCGGGTGATAAGGAAGGCACAGAGGGCACAGTAACCCCCACCTCGCCTGTATCGCAGCGTGCATCGGGTGCACAGCCGGCAGAGGATGCACCGCGCCAGCAGGACCCCAAGTCTGCCAagtccgccgccgccgccgccgccaagcgcgagcgcctcgaatGGGAGCGTACGCGTGGCGCAGgcagcagcgtgctgcTGTGGTACGAGGATGTGCGAGTGAATAATCCTTCAGAACTCGATCATTTCGGCTGGACTGCACCAGAAGTCGTGCCTCCGCTTCCCAAAGTCttggcacgcagcgcggaGCCGGTAGAAGTGGTCGGAATGGACCGCTTGCTTGATTGGGGTATTTGCGACTACACCATGCTGCCTCGCACACTGGGACGCGGCCGCTTCTCCACCGTGTACCTCGCGCTGAAGAACGGAGAAAAGTTTGCCGTGAAACACACGCCGCTCTTTCCCCACCACGAGCTGGTGGCTACGCGCCTGCTTCGCGAGCCGAcgctccttgccgagcttCCCCCGCATCCTAACCTAGTCAAAGTCGTGGAGACGATCCGTACGCCCGGTCACTTCTACCTCGTGGAAGAGTTCCTCGAGGGATACGTtacgctcgaggcgctgattCCCCGCTTGAGCTCGACCAAGCCGCCGAAGGCGCCGGTCCTGCCGCTCGCTGCTGCGGAAAAGATTTTTTCACAGCTGGTCCTTGTCCTCCATGCCATCCACtggccgctgcgcgtgtGCCATCGCGACGTAAAGCCGGAAAATGTGCTGGTGCACCCGGAAACGCTACATCTCAAACTGCTCGACTTTGGCCTGGCGACTCACTTTAGCAAGAGCCGAGCCAAGTTGACGACGTGCTGTGGATCGCCAGCCTTTCACTGCCCTGAAATTGTGACAGCTCTGACGCAACCTCCGGGTTCGGTCTCCTACTGGGGTCCGGAGGTGGACGCATGGACGTGCGGTGTGACGCTGCTGCGATGCCTTTCTGGCATCCGATACCCCCTCGGCACATCGCACGCCACGCCGCAGGCGATGGCGAGCCGCGCTAAGCGTGTCCTCCAGACGCTGCCAGCCCACCCTTTGCGCGACCAAATCGCCCGTCTGCTGGACCTGAATGGCGAAAAACGTATGAAAAACTTCCAGGATATCGCGCAGCACTACCTTGCTCTGCAGACCGAGCCGACTGCGCCCATCCGGCGCGAGTTGAAGAGCACGTCGTTCGTGCCAAACATGCCGCAGCATTCGATGATGCTGCCGCTCGTGCTGAAGAGCGATCCGGCAGTCCAGacgccgcctggcgcggTGCAGGACGTGCCGACTgacggcgcgggcgcgccAGCCTACACAAAGCTTACCCTACTCAACCCTACCAAGCTGCACAATATGCGCGTCTTGTCCTTTATCAAATACTGCTTCCGGTGCGCCGGCATTCTTTATCATACACTCCCCGAGTCGGATGAGCGGGCGACACAGCGTCTCCGTTGGCAGGCTGCGCTAGGTGGTTCGTCGGCAGGATccgtgccgacgacgccgtTTGGCGACCCCAACGTCACGAGCCGGGCGCTAGAGTGTGTCGTCGAGTTGAcgcacgacgaggcgcagggaCCCTTTTCCTCGCTCGTCCAGTCAGTCCTCTCCATGTTTGGCCAGAAGCCGAAGCCGGAGCCGCTGGTTATtatgccgccgcgctcctcccAGACGCCAGGCACTGCGCTGCCTTCGCCCGGAAAAGACGAGGCGGTACGCCCGAGCAGCGGCCCGTCGGGTAAGCAGGGGCCCCTCAAGATGCTTGTTTTTAATGTATGGGTCTCCTTTGCCcagggcgacgtacccgACGCCGATATGATTGTTCCTGAAGTGTTCCTACACGGCCCCCACGACGAAGCTCCATCGCAGTTCCCTTCGCATGCCCCCAAAAGCCACAAACCCCACGCGCACTTTGCTGAAGAGCCTGGGCTCCATATCGATACGCGCCCTGAACGCCTACCCCAGCCGGTATCGACTCCTTCCTCCCCCATCACCCGTATCCAATCGCCttcggcgacgcgtcgcggctcCCGCCGTggcacgtcgcgcccgaACGCAGTCCACGTCTACATTTCCGACccccgcgccgtgccgtacgtgcgtggcgcgctGAGCAATGGTGGCGTGCACAAACCCGAAGTCGTGCCTggcgagccgcgccgcccgagtTCTGATCGCGGCCTGGCGCACCTGCGCAACGCGCCGATCTCGAGTCCGTtccgctcgggcgcgacgacgccgggTGGTGACGAGAGCATGGCGACTGAGTCCTTTAgtgccgacgagctcgtggcCTCGCTCGATGCAATCGAGGGCGCATGTCGTGCGACgctcctgctgcgcacgcgcgaaTCGGATGCTAcgggcagcgcgcgctctgccgagagctcgacggcgcgtgcgcgtgcgcaccgtctCTACCGCCTGGTCTTCCGCCTCTTCACGCAGCTCGAATCGACACTGAGCAATGCCGTACACTgtgacgcgctgcgtgggCAGATGGCCGAGCTGAATttccgtgcgctcgacgtacTCTCGCCTGCGCTATCGCTTGTGGGCGAGGACGATTCGCTGCCGAGCAACGAGGTGCATATGGAGGCAAACTTTGGAGCCGAGAgtggcgaggagcgtgctGCCAGCACCGGCAGTCTCTCGCTCGCGGTCCTTGAGCTCTTTGCGCGGAACAGTAGCGCGAAAGAGATGTGCCTCGGCATCCAAGAGCAGATCGAGCGCCTGAGCACCGCATGCCAGTCGCGCAACACGTCGCCTGTCCAAGGCGAGAGCGAGGACGACTGTGTGGCGCCGTTGATGCGCAACGAGGCGATGCTTGTCCAAGCAATCTTTGGCCTGCTTCAGCTCCTCTCGGTCGTCTTCCCCGAGATCGAGACGCGCAAGCCCAAGGCGGTCCTCGAACCTATTGTGTCGCTGCTTTACCCCCGCCTCTTTTGCAAGGTGCTGCCCTTCTCCCTGGGCAGGATCGACGATGCGGATACCCAGGAAGAGCTCGCAACGCAGGCAGTCATGCTCCTGTGCGAGATCATTGTGAGCATCCGCGCCTTTTGCAAGCACCACAAGCGCGGACACGAGGACGAGCTTGCAGAGCTCCCCGACCTTGGCAACGTGCTCATCGACTCGCTCGCCTCCCTTTTGCCTGTGCTGCCGCATACAGGCAATGGTCCGTCGATGgacagcgacgcgcgtcttTTGTCGCTGTCGTTGTACGATGCGCAGCAAGCCGACGAGGGCAGCACGCAGAATGTCTCGGAGCGCGTCACCGTCTGGAATGTGGTGCGCAAGACCTACGAccagctcgacctcgacctcggcgagcggtgcctgggcgcgccgctgaaTACCAAAAGGACGGTAGAGCTGGAAGAAGAGACggcacggcacgcgctcgagctgctcgtgcagcagcttGCCTACGAGACGTTCATGGCCCATGTTAaagggcgtgcgcgcgaccgcctccAGTGCCGCACGCAGTACCGCATATACCTtggcgagccgctgcgctggAACGCCGACATTGCGCGCGAAATGCtccaccgcctcggcagcgtTTTGCCCGCGGTGCTCCTCCCCGGCCTGAGCCTCGCGTACATCCCGCCGAGCCCCGAGACGATGAAGCGGACACAAGACGTGCAAGAGACTGATGCGATCCTTGCCTTTGTCTTTTGGTCGCTcaatgcgctcgaccgctCCAagcccgcggcgctcgacgaagagtgtgcgacgtacgtggtgcgtgcgcttgcgctcctcgccacCTTTTCGCCCGTGCcccgcctgcgccacgtcgcCTTCTCTCTGGTGACGCGCATTGTGCGAGACTATACGCCGGTAGaagccgcgctgcgtctcATGCACGAGATGCTCGTAAGTGagacgccgtcgccgctgcgtgcgagTGGCGTCAACTTGTTGCGTGAAATGTGTCGCGCACACattgagcgcctcgaggaggcgcgtGCTGTGGATGCCAGCAGCGACCCGCTGCTTTCGCAAGGCCGCCTGTGGCACATGCTGCACGACGTCGTCTTTGTCTTCCCCGACGCCCCCCAGCccgaccgcgagcgcgagacAGCGCCCGGCGAGCTGGCGGCGTACTTGTCGCAGTACGACTCGTACCTGCTCGAGTGCTGTACGCTGTACTACTTTGTCCGCACGCGCGATGTGCAAAACTACACCGGCCTTAccgagccgctgctcgccggGCGCATCCAGGAGCGCTTTGTCGACCCGCTTACCGCGTGGGTCGCCGCCTGGGAAGCCCACGGTGACCTACCCCCCGAACTCTTCACTCAGCTCcggctgctcggcagcagTCTTGAGCGGTTGAACACCACAGACAAGGAGAAACACGAAGCTCCATAGTAGCTAGTCTGTAAACTACGATCGCAAAACGCATACTCCTTAGGCGGactcggcgggcgccggcgcggcctccTTCTTGTTCTTCTTCTTCGTTTGCCGGACTGCCGTAgcaagcagcgccttgatctcctcgtcggccacCTGCTTCTCGCTCTTGACCTTTTCGGGGGTGTACCACGTCGGGGCAGGGGTGAGGCGGATCGCGCCCTTGGCATTCACCGCCACCGTGAAGAAAATCTGCGTAGtgatcgccgaggcgctcgagtcgaCGAGCACCTGGAAGGGCGTCACAAGGTTGTGGTTCGCGCACTCCTGCACACCCATGCGGGCGCGCTTCTCGTCCTCAAGCGCACGCAGGTTGAACGGGAAGGCACCGGCCTTCTTTTGGATCTCCGAGTAGACCTTGCGCGAGGTGGCCATCTTCAGCAGGTAGGTCGAAGTGGTCTTGCGGTAGATCGAAGTGTGCGCGTCGTCTGACTTGCTCTTGCCCTCGGGGCTGGTGGTCACGACAATGTCCACACCGTACACCTCGTTCTCCTCCAGCTTGCAGGCGTCggggcgcgacgaggcgtcgcCACCGAATGCAATCTTCTTCTTGCCGGCAATCTCGTCCTTGCCAAAGAGGTTGGTCTGGATGCCGTCAAGACCGCGCACGTCAAACTCCTTGATCGCAGTCTCAACCTGCTTCTGAATGTCGTGGTTCAGCGCACCCGGCTTCATCAGGCGGATGGCGACGTcagcggcgacgtgcgcagcctggagcgcatcggcagTGCGGCCGGTCACGGGCTGGGCATCCGAGGCGCCCACCACCACGGTCTCGGCAAGGACCGCGGGGAAGCCGTCGATCTGCGCACCAAGCTGCACCTTGACCACATCGTTGGCCTTGAGCGCAGTCTTGGaggcctcgtcgctcggcagggGAGCGTAGTTGCACACCACATTGTTGATCGAGATCGTGGTGGGGAAGGCCGAGCCCTTGGACAGCTTCTTGTCCTTGTAgacggcagcggcgcccTCCTCCACGGCCTTGTCACCGAGTTCGATCAGCTCGAGGATGGTCTTGCCCTCGGCAACCGCCTCGACAACGGTGCGAATCGCCTTGGAGGCAATCTCACCAGCAGTCTTGTACTGCGCGTTAGCGAATAGGACCTACCTTGGTCAGCGTAACGTCAAAGTTCTCCGTCTCGCTCATCGTGTCCAGAGGGAGGGGCCGCAGAATAAGAAAATCACGTGACACTACGAGCTTGGGCCAAGATCGACAGGCCCAGGCACACTACTTGTTGCGCTTGAGCTTGGAGAACATCTTTTTCAGAGGGTTGCTCGAGCCCGGATAGGGCGGCGCGTTGTCGTTGGTGCTGCCCGAGTAATCGTCTTGCGGGCGCTGAGAGGTGCGCTCGCGAtacgcacgacgcgccgccagcgcacggcTCCGCTCCTGCttctgcagctcgagcgcaagctggTAGTCGCTGTCCGCGCCCGCGTCTTggccacggcggcgcgcactgCCGGTGTAGGGTGCATAGACAAAGTGCGAGTCAAAGTAGTTGTTGTACTCGCCGCGGGGGTCTTGCAGACTCTCCCACACGATCCGGTCCTCCATCAGGAAACCGGCATCGGTGACGAGCGTAAAGAGCTCCGGCGAGCCGCCTTCGCCTTCGTTCGACCGCCGGCGGTAAATTACAGAGAGATGAGAGTTGCGGAAGAGCACGGAAAGCGTGCCGGCAGGGAGCGtctggcgcagctgcgcgatgcCGTACGGCGTGAGCTGCGTCTTgtgctcctcgaggaactcttgcacgagcgcagcctgctcggcaccggACGACGCAGAGGCCGTGCCGAATGGgttgctcgacgaggaaaTCACATGGCCGTTAGTCTGCGCGTCGCCATTCGCCACGGCCAGTGTCGCACCATTGTAGCTCCCTgcctgctgcaccgccgagTACATCGGCTGCTCACTGGGGTCCGGAAGCCAGCCGTGCACCAAAGACACGCCGGCCAGGCGGAAAAGCGCAAGGGCGTCGGCACCGCTGCTGTCAGAAACAAAGTGTGTCGGCGCGTCAAAGCCAATGTCCACGTCAAGGCCACGCTGCAAAGAAGGAAGGACACGGAGCGCAGCACCGAGCTGCGACGCGTTGTTGCCGACGTTCTGAGCCAGGAGCAGCTCCGTCAGCTTCGAAGAGAGGTAGGAGTAGGACACCGCAGGGCGGTCCGCAGGCGTAATTTCTAGCCGGCCCTCGAGCAGTAGCACATTACACAGGGCAATCAACGAGCACGGGCCATTTTCGTTCTGCATGATGATCTTGGTATTCCGGCCATTCCACGACAGGTCCTTGAGCGACCACTGCACTTCGTCGGCAGAGCCTTCCTGTgcaagcgcacgcgcgatCTCAGCATCGGCATCGATCTGGTCCTGATTCTGGGCGGGGGCACTCGGCGTAGACTCggtcgcggccgtggccgcggTGGCGGTCGCCGCACCGGTCGTCACACCGGCCGCAGGCGCAAGGTAGCTcagcgcaggcgcatcTTGCGTAGCGTACGAGGATGTGCCCTGCGGGGCAGCAGGAACGTCGCGAGCCGCGTACGAGGGGGCATCTTGGGCACTGTACAAGCCCAAGCCACTCGCGGGAGCATTCGACGAAGTCGGCACGGACGTCGTCGCGTACGACGTaggcgcaggcgtcgtGTACGACGTGGGTGCCGACGTGGTATACGCCGAACTAGCCGGGGCCATGTACGACGtggcaggcgccggcgtctcgTACGACGTGGCGGGCGCCGATGACTCGTATGCGGCGGGAGCCGACGATTCATACGACGACACCGGAGCCGACGGCTCCTGATACGATGCCGAGGCCAGGAAAGGGTTCTTGGGCGCAGCGGTCGTAGTGTATTGTGTTCCCGTAGCATACGGCGTGCCCGTGTTCGCCGCCGGTTCCTTGCTCGCATACGCTGAGCTGCCCCCCGTCTCGTACTGCGTCTCCTGCGGCGACTGCTCGGGAAGCGGCGCCTGCTTCGACACGGGCGAGCGGTAGGTACCTCCTGCAAACAGGGACGCACTCTCGCCAAACCCAGACTCTTGCACCGGAGCATGGAtgcccgccggcgcgcccgagtCGGGGCTGGCCAGTGCGTGAGGGACGTGCGCCTGGGACGCCGTCGAAAAAGTGGGCGAGCTCAGGTCGAGACCCACCAAATCATCTAGGACGCTTGCATGTCCCTCATTCTGCACACTTTTCTCTGTGCGATTAGCttgcgcggcctgcgcaaggaAGGGGTTCGTAGACATGACGATCGAAGCCGACCACGGGACAAGCTCGAGAGTGGAGTGGAACGTGGTGCCACGTGCGTTCCCCTGCAGGATTTGCGCCGACGCATCGTGTCCCGACGCCAAGAGCTTACGCGGCGTGGCTACCATGAGTGCCGACTCGGTACGTAC
The Malassezia japonica chromosome 2, complete sequence genome window above contains:
- a CDS encoding uncharacterized protein (EggNog:ENOG503NZYD; COG:T; TransMembrane:4 (o1102-1121i1133-1150o1162-1181i1343-1363o)); the protein is MYPSRVGLAKRAGLGEERICQRCEKPGHAIYECKNPRPYKTRPTRAQVLANPKLEAKWKPKEAPLEDVRRPGTADDILAERERERAPRRSRSPDVSDYDSDASSSHPPSCKGEETNESMLDPVGLYGPVRGVAAQRKTGPSGPSSGAGPSGDKEGTEGTVTPTSPVSQRASGAQPAEDAPRQQDPKSAKSAAAAAAKRERLEWERTRGAGSSVLLWYEDVRVNNPSELDHFGWTAPEVVPPLPKVLARSAEPVEVVGMDRLLDWGICDYTMLPRTLGRGRFSTVYLALKNGEKFAVKHTPLFPHHELVATRLLREPTLLAELPPHPNLVKVVETIRTPGHFYLVEEFLEGYVTLEALIPRLSSTKPPKAPVLPLAAAEKIFSQLVLVLHAIHWPLRVCHRDVKPENVLVHPETLHLKLLDFGLATHFSKSRAKLTTCCGSPAFHCPEIVTALTQPPGSVSYWGPEVDAWTCGVTLLRCLSGIRYPLGTSHATPQAMASRAKRVLQTLPAHPLRDQIARLLDLNGEKRMKNFQDIAQHYLALQTEPTAPIRRELKSTSFVPNMPQHSMMLPLVLKSDPAVQTPPGAVQDVPTDGAGAPAYTKLTLLNPTKLHNMRVLSFIKYCFRCAGILYHTLPESDERATQRLRWQAALGGSSAGSVPTTPFGDPNVTSRALECVVELTHDEAQGPFSSLVQSVLSMFGQKPKPEPLVIMPPRSSQTPGTALPSPGKDEAVRPSSGPSGKQGPLKMLVFNVWVSFAQGDVPDADMIVPEVFLHGPHDEAPSQFPSHAPKSHKPHAHFAEEPGLHIDTRPERLPQPVSTPSSPITRIQSPSATRRGSRRGTSRPNAVHVYISDPRAVPYVRGALSNGGVHKPEVVPGEPRRPSSDRGLAHLRNAPISSPFRSGATTPGGDESMATESFSADELVASLDAIEGACRATLLLRTRESDATGSARSAESSTARARAHRLYRLVFRLFTQLESTLSNAVHCDALRGQMAELNFRALDVLSPALSLVGEDDSLPSNEVHMEANFGAESGEERAASTGSLSLAVLELFARNSSAKEMCLGIQEQIERLSTACQSRNTSPVQGESEDDCVAPLMRNEAMLVQAIFGLLQLLSVVFPEIETRKPKAVLEPIVSLLYPRLFCKVLPFSLGRIDDADTQEELATQAVMLLCEIIVSIRAFCKHHKRGHEDELAELPDLGNVLIDSLASLLPVLPHTGNGPSMDSDARLLSLSLYDAQQADEGSTQNVSERVTVWNVVRKTYDQLDLDLGERCLGAPLNTKRTVELEEETARHALELLVQQLAYETFMAHVKGRARDRLQCRTQYRIYLGEPLRWNADIAREMLHRLGSVLPAVLLPGLSLAYIPPSPETMKRTQDVQETDAILAFVFWSLNALDRSKPAALDEECATYVVRALALLATFSPVPRLRHVAFSLVTRIVRDYTPVEAALRLMHEMLVSETPSPLRASGVNLLREMCRAHIERLEEARAVDASSDPLLSQGRLWHMLHDVVFVFPDAPQPDRERETAPGELAAYLSQYDSYLLECCTLYYFVRTRDVQNYTGLTEPLLAGRIQERFVDPLTAWVAAWEAHGDLPPELFTQLRLLGSSLERLNTTDKEKHEAP
- a CDS encoding methionyl aminopeptidase (EggNog:ENOG503NXK3; COG:J; MEROPS:MER0064643) yields the protein MSETENFDVTLTKYKTAGEIASKAIRTVVEAVAEGKTILELIELGDKAVEEGAAAVYKDKKLSKGSAFPTTISINNVVCNYAPLPSDEASKTALKANDVVKVQLGAQIDGFPAVLAETVVVGASDAQPVTGRTADALQAAHVAADVAIRLMKPGALNHDIQKQVETAIKEFDVRGLDGIQTNLFGKDEIAGKKKIAFGGDASSRPDACKLEENEVYGVDIVVTTSPEGKSKSDDAHTSIYRKTTSTYLLKMATSRKVYSEIQKKAGAFPFNLRALEDEKRARMGVQECANHNLVTPFQVLVDSSASAITTQIFFTVAVNAKGAIRLTPAPTWYTPEKVKSEKQVADEEIKALLATAVRQTKKKNKKEAAPAPAESA
- a CDS encoding uncharacterized protein (EggNog:ENOG503NU2A; MEROPS:MER0902165; COG:S); translated protein: MSTNPFLAQAAQANRTEKSVQNEGHASVLDDLVGLDLSSPTFSTASQAHVPHALASPDSGAPAGIHAPVQESGFGESASLFAGGTYRSPVSKQAPLPEQSPQETQYETGGSSAYASKEPAANTGTPYATGTQYTTTAAPKNPFLASASYQEPSAPVSSYESSAPAAYESSAPATSYETPAPATSYMAPASSAYTTSAPTSYTTPAPTSYATTSVPTSSNAPASGLGLYSAQDAPSYAARDVPAAPQGTSSYATQDAPALSYLAPAAGVTTGAATATAATAATESTPSAPAQNQDQIDADAEIARALAQEGSADEVQWSLKDLSWNGRNTKIIMQNENGPCSLIALCNVLLLEGRLEITPADRPAVSYSYLSSKLTELLLAQNVGNNASQLGAALRVLPSLQRGLDVDIGFDAPTHFVSDSSGADALALFRLAGVSLVHGWLPDPSEQPMYSAVQQAGSYNGATLAVANGDAQTNGHVISSSSNPFGTASASSGAEQAALVQEFLEEHKTQLTPYGIAQLRQTLPAGTLSVLFRNSHLSVIYRRRSNEGEGGSPELFTLVTDAGFLMEDRIVWESLQDPRGEYNNYFDSHFVYAPYTGSARRRGQDAGADSDYQLALELQKQERSRALAARRAYRERTSQRPQDDYSGSTNDNAPPYPGSSNPLKKMFSKLKRNK